The genome window AGAGGAGGGAGGGGTTTTCGTGCGTTCGCCGCATTCTTGTTTATTTTACCCCGTATCGGAATTTCAATCCAAATTGTTCGGGCAGGCTGCCATCGCAGCAGGCGGAATTTGCAGGTCCCTGAAACGCAACTCTGGAGGACGGTTATGATTGTAGGCGAAGTGATGTCCAAAAAGCTCCATACCGTTACCAAATCCGACTCCCTGAAGAAAGCCCAGGATTTGATGGTGACCCACGCCATCCGCCATTTGCCGGTGATTGAGGACCGGGAACTGCTGGGGATCATCACCGAAAGTGATATCCGGGGAGCCTTCATCGACCAGGGCCGCACCTCCGGCAAAGCCAAATCCGGGAACATCGAGATTCGGAACCCCTCGAAGATGAAGGTCAATGATTACATGACCCGCAACCCCCTGGTGGTGGTGCCGGAGACACACATTGAGGACGCCGCGCTCATGATCTATAAAAACAAGATCGGCGCCCTGCCCGTCATCAAGCGCAACAAGCTGGTGGGCATCATCACCATCATGGATATGCTCGGCCTGTTTGTCGATCTCATGGGCATCATCCATTCCAGTTCGCGCATCGACGTGGTGATGGGCAAACACCCTAAAAACTTTGAAAAAGTTTCCAGCATCATCAACAAAGAGGGGTTGAACATCATCAGCGTCGGCATGGCGCCTTATTTGAAAGACACGTTGAAGCAGATCTATTTTTTCCGCCTCGACCTGTGCGAGACCAAAAAAGTCGTCGAGAAAATCGAAAAAGCAGGATTTCAGGTGATCAGTTCCATGGACTGAGATCGAAGGGGGCTGGCGTTCATCAGAAGACGGCCCCCTTGGCCTTTCACTCCCCATTGGATTTTCGACAAGCGCGACCTCCCTCCGGAACCATTCAGGAACAGAATAGCGACTTGCAATATCCCAAAACAAGGGGGACTTCCACCCAATCAAGGTAGAATAAAAGTCTGTAGCCAATGCCGGGTTTCCCCATCAACCCAGGCGCAGGCAGCGGCTCGCAATGTTTCGGAAATCACGCTTCCGGTAGTTTTTTATCAACATTCAGGGCGACTTTGTGCACATCCATCATCTTTGGCTTGACCGCATCCGTGGGTTCCGAATCGGTATGGTGTGGGCGCTGCTCCTTGCTGCCGCCACCTTGTTCTCATCCGGCGCTGTTATGGCTCAGGATCTCGACGGTCTCGATCGCCACGGCAACATCACTTTAAAAAAGGAAACGCTGACGGGAAACTGGGACCAGCTGCGTGGCGAGCTTCTCAGCCGCGGTGTGTACTTCCGGGCCGGATACATGGGGGAAATGTTCCACCTGGACCCGCGCCGTCAGGGCAGTCAAACCCGTTACTTCGGGTATGCGGACTTCGAGCTTCACATCAACCCGCAAAAATTGTTCGGCGGACCCGACGGCCATTTTTTCT of Nitrospina watsonii contains these proteins:
- a CDS encoding CBS and ACT domain-containing protein, which encodes MIVGEVMSKKLHTVTKSDSLKKAQDLMVTHAIRHLPVIEDRELLGIITESDIRGAFIDQGRTSGKAKSGNIEIRNPSKMKVNDYMTRNPLVVVPETHIEDAALMIYKNKIGALPVIKRNKLVGIITIMDMLGLFVDLMGIIHSSSRIDVVMGKHPKNFEKVSSIINKEGLNIISVGMAPYLKDTLKQIYFFRLDLCETKKVVEKIEKAGFQVISSMD